One Ictalurus punctatus breed USDA103 chromosome 21, Coco_2.0, whole genome shotgun sequence genomic window carries:
- the pdrg1 gene encoding p53 and DNA damage-regulated protein 1 isoform X2 — MSCFPVQGGLILQGANSSCRNSTMDSQRVMDYLTEVEVAAEDVLADKQQIVDLDARRNRNREAMNALRNNASDNDKVKVCFGNMFIKFPKESTKSMIQKDQEQLEQEINDLRKGLKAKVNRLNDLQGKPELRGYNLSPLTGDELKAMNSILKR, encoded by the exons ATGTCGTGTTTCCCTGTACAAGGCGGACTTATTTTGCAGGGCGCAAACTCTTCATGTAGGAACAGCACGATGGATTCCCAGAGAGTGATGGATTATCTGACTGAGGTAGAAGTCGCTGCTGAAGATGTGCTCGCTGACAAACAGCAG ATTGTAGACCTGGACGCAAGAAGAAACAGAAACCGAGAGGCGATGAATGCTCTGAGGAACAACGCTTCTGATAACG ACAAAGTCAAGGTTTGCTTTGGGAACATGTTCATTAAATTCCCCAAGGAGAGCACCAAATCCATGATTCAGAAAG ATCAAGAGCAGCTCGAGCAGGAGATAAACGACCTCCGGAAAGGTCTCAAAGCAAAAGTAAACCGGCTCAATGACCTTCAAG GGAAGCCTGAACTCCGGGGATACAACCTGTCTCCGCTGACCGGCGATGAACTCAAGGCTATGAATAGCATCCTGAAGCGATAA
- the pdrg1 gene encoding p53 and DNA damage-regulated protein 1 isoform X1, translating to MSCFPVQGGLILQGANSSCRNSTMDSQRVMDYLTEVEVAAEDVLADKQQIVDLDARRNRNREAMNALRNNASDNGNYKVKVCFGNMFIKFPKESTKSMIQKDQEQLEQEINDLRKGLKAKVNRLNDLQGKPELRGYNLSPLTGDELKAMNSILKR from the exons ATGTCGTGTTTCCCTGTACAAGGCGGACTTATTTTGCAGGGCGCAAACTCTTCATGTAGGAACAGCACGATGGATTCCCAGAGAGTGATGGATTATCTGACTGAGGTAGAAGTCGCTGCTGAAGATGTGCTCGCTGACAAACAGCAG ATTGTAGACCTGGACGCAAGAAGAAACAGAAACCGAGAGGCGATGAATGCTCTGAGGAACAACGCTTCTGATAACGGTAACT ACAAAGTCAAGGTTTGCTTTGGGAACATGTTCATTAAATTCCCCAAGGAGAGCACCAAATCCATGATTCAGAAAG ATCAAGAGCAGCTCGAGCAGGAGATAAACGACCTCCGGAAAGGTCTCAAAGCAAAAGTAAACCGGCTCAATGACCTTCAAG GGAAGCCTGAACTCCGGGGATACAACCTGTCTCCGCTGACCGGCGATGAACTCAAGGCTATGAATAGCATCCTGAAGCGATAA
- the fam217bb gene encoding uncharacterized protein fam217bb, translating into MGTVLQDRTRHNDHYHLPTCNNRAKRKASGSASSRRNPNPNVPQNAEKDQEKDSLAMGNGLHAREMKTISTSVVIHPRELLIKSKHKVSSIKNHSLERRYRQNPRQSNEKDTMLSRLAPVPAPRHESTVRVTHEVTDSGSDLSDMERLPEPASATNPPLLHLREEVIDPSDFQPSRAPSRSHGVSHDSYPDFLPPPFNSWSLRELAVYLNTDGKNVPRSRPVNQFERYLDRLLQLEWRQIMTLHEESSKSVWTVRRRTHSSLSAPKSILQCQRAFPFTLLSSVHPQSCNHYSVSVCTYPHHSHPLTEKSGLSRRSSSETRVHRLNRLSDSSLDHLKRMQAIGNIRNPPTHNPNINVPSAVDPPRRKSSGGRSRSCGDESKDGCRRTKPETRTETHHVTDSKSVGVTGSEKEPVIGKLAEKHKHVRFVFQEQEMTRTFSSKHHLDSSSLPKNLLGTISDTQ; encoded by the exons ATGGGAACAGTGCTGCAGGACAGGACTCGACACAATGACCACTATCATCTCCCAACATGTAATAACCGAGCAAAGAGGAAAGCTTCAGGATCCGCCTCAAG TCGGaggaaccctaaccctaatgtgCCTCAAAATGCAGAAAAAGACCAAGAAAAAGATTCTTTGGCCATGGGGAAT gGATTACATGCACGAGAGATGAAGACAATATCTACATCTGTGGTTAT TCATCCAAGAGAGCTCCTGATCAAGTCAAAGCACAAGGTGTCTTCCATAAAAAATCATTCGCTGGAAAGACGCTACAGACAGAACCCACGGCAAAGCAATGAAAAAGACACAATGCTCTCCCGCTTGGCTCCTGTCCCTGCACCCAGACACGAGTCGACTGTACGAGTGACACATGAGGTCACGGACAGCGGCAGCGACCTTTCAGACATGGAGAGACTCCCAGAGCCTGCGTCCGCCACCAATCCTCCACTGCTTCACCTACGAGAAGAAGTCATCGATCCCTCTGACTTCCAACCTTCACGTGCTCCGTCTAGGTCACACGGCGTCTCCCATGACAGCTACCCTGACTTCTTGCCTCCGCCTTTTAACTCCTGGAGTCTCCGAGAGCTGGCAGTGTATTTAAACACGGATGGTAAAAATGTCCCTCGCTCAAGACCTGTCAACCAGTTCGAGAGATACTTGGACCGACTTCTGCAGCTAGAATGGCGGCAAATCATGACGCTGCACGAGGAGAGCAGCAAGTCCGTGTGGACTGTACGGCGTAGAACGCATTCCAGCCTCAGTGCCCCAAAAAGCATCCTGCAGTGTCAGCGTGCCTTCCCCTTCACCTTACTGTCTTCTGTCCATCCACAAAGCTGTAACCATTACTCTGTCTCCGTATGCACGTACCCTCACCACTCACATCCGCTGACAGAAAAAAGTGGACTTTCTAGGAGGAGCAGCAGTGAGACTCGGGTTCATCGTCTTAACAGACTCAGCGATTCTTCTTTGGACCATCTGAAACGCATGCAGGCCATTGGAAACATCCGGAACCCGCCAACACACAATCCTAACATTAACGTTCCTTCAGCTGTAGATCCTCCGAGGAGAAAGAGTTCAGGGGGAAGGAGCCGGTCCTGTGGGGACGAGAGCAAAGATGGTTGTAGAAGAACAAAACCTGAGACAAGAACAGAAACTCACCATGTAACAGACTCAAAATCAGTAGGTGTGACTGGATCTGAGAAAGAACCAGTCATTGGAAAGCTCGCTGAGAAACACAAGCATGTCAGGTTTGTTTTTCAGGAACAAGAAATGACACGAACATTCTCATCCAAACATCATTTGGATAGTTCTTCACTTCCTAAGAACCTTCTAGGAACCATCTCTGATACACAATAA